The following proteins are co-located in the Siansivirga zeaxanthinifaciens CC-SAMT-1 genome:
- a CDS encoding Y-family DNA polymerase, which produces MFALVDCNNFYASCERVFNPNLQGKPIAILSNNDGCVISRSDEAKALGLPMGAPIFKWENMCKAQGIQVLSSNYALYGDMSSRVMSILKQFTPDVEVYSIDEAFLEFKGFENYNFTNYGTQIRTRILKWTGIPTCVGVAPTKALSKVANKIARKFPKQTQGVYLIDTDEKRIKALKWIKIEDVWGIGRRLSKRLQDKGCKTAYDFTQLPDAWVKQHFSVVEARLKRDLEGLPTLQLDEDHKTKKVIATTRSFEYTYSDADNIKERISTFATSCAEKLRKQGSSCYVIIVMLRSDRHKKDLQQHRASTSINLSYPTNSSIIISQCAVKAVMSIFKEGIKYKKAGVIVTGLVPTDNFQLNIFENEHPKHQHLMRSIDTLNAKFKTQKIKIANQDLKRTWKMRQERLSPKYTTNINDIIVVK; this is translated from the coding sequence ATGTTTGCATTAGTAGATTGCAATAATTTTTATGCATCGTGTGAACGCGTTTTTAACCCTAATTTACAAGGTAAGCCTATAGCGATACTTAGTAATAACGATGGTTGTGTTATATCACGAAGCGACGAGGCTAAAGCATTGGGCTTGCCCATGGGCGCTCCTATTTTTAAATGGGAAAACATGTGTAAAGCGCAAGGCATTCAAGTATTGTCGTCTAATTATGCTTTGTATGGCGATATGAGTAGTCGGGTTATGTCTATTTTAAAACAATTTACGCCCGATGTTGAGGTGTACAGTATTGATGAAGCTTTTTTAGAATTTAAAGGTTTTGAAAACTATAATTTCACCAATTACGGAACTCAAATACGCACCCGAATTTTAAAATGGACTGGTATTCCAACCTGTGTTGGTGTGGCACCAACTAAAGCGCTTAGTAAAGTCGCTAATAAAATAGCAAGGAAGTTTCCAAAACAAACCCAAGGCGTTTATTTAATAGATACAGACGAAAAACGCATTAAGGCCTTAAAATGGATTAAAATTGAAGATGTTTGGGGTATAGGAAGGCGGTTAAGCAAGCGTTTACAAGATAAAGGATGTAAAACAGCTTACGATTTTACTCAACTTCCAGATGCTTGGGTGAAACAGCATTTTTCGGTTGTAGAAGCTCGTTTAAAACGCGATTTAGAAGGTTTGCCAACGTTACAGTTAGACGAAGACCACAAAACCAAAAAGGTTATAGCCACTACCCGAAGTTTCGAGTACACCTATTCTGATGCCGATAACATTAAAGAACGTATTTCTACGTTTGCCACCAGCTGTGCCGAAAAACTCCGTAAACAGGGTTCTAGTTGTTACGTCATTATTGTTATGCTACGTAGCGATCGTCACAAAAAAGATTTACAGCAACACCGAGCAAGCACAAGTATTAATTTATCGTATCCCACAAACTCGTCTATTATAATAAGTCAGTGTGCTGTAAAAGCCGTTATGTCTATTTTTAAAGAAGGAATTAAATATAAAAAAGCAGGTGTTATAGTTACAGGATTGGTGCCTACCGATAATTTTCAGTTAAATATTTTCGAGAACGAGCATCCTAAACACCAACACTTAATGCGCTCTATCGATACGCTTAATGCCAAATTTAAAACGCAAAAGATTAAAATTGCTAATCAAGATTTAAAACGCACGTGGAAAATGCGTCAAGAACGTTTATCTCCTAAATACACTACAAATATTAACGATATTATTGTGGTAAAGTAA
- a CDS encoding DUF3157 family protein codes for MKILFVIACLFVTCISFSQNNYIVKTDDGRRVLLKADFTWEYIDADSATTKANKKAMPLPEANTASNCGVDAGFEEPALNQKIQNQLKKGRATIEDVKDKVSKDYNCDVSDVVLLSFKEQKAKATYNFCVKGTKVTYKRTGFSIIKSWNMK; via the coding sequence ATGAAAATTTTATTTGTTATTGCCTGCTTGTTTGTTACCTGCATTAGTTTTTCTCAAAATAATTACATCGTTAAAACCGACGATGGTAGGCGTGTACTGCTAAAAGCAGATTTTACCTGGGAATATATTGATGCCGATTCTGCCACTACCAAGGCAAATAAAAAAGCGATGCCTTTACCAGAGGCTAATACGGCTTCCAATTGTGGTGTAGATGCTGGTTTTGAAGAGCCTGCTTTAAATCAAAAAATTCAGAATCAGTTAAAAAAGGGGAGAGCAACTATTGAAGATGTAAAGGACAAGGTTTCAAAAGATTATAATTGCGACGTTTCAGATGTTGTTTTACTTTCATTTAAAGAACAAAAAGCAAAGGCTACTTATAATTTTTGTGTTAAAGGAACAAAGGTAACGTATAAGCGTACCGGCTTTAGTATTATAAAAAGTTGGAATATGAAATAA
- a CDS encoding aminotransferase-like domain-containing protein → MNSPVVELLKQLIFVDKSVVTPVYVQVSQQIINAIQRSYLTEGTPLPGSRTLSNLLGINRNTVVAIYEELASQGWVDIVPNKGTFVIVPEQKTAGIKATSQGVHQANIYAKTTGFPFLSSFNLASTQEMVQSNFIINDGQPDLRLHPTHQFSKWYSASMKRKLLVSKWNQIGTVTYSTFELELCNYLNITRGFHITPNNLISTRSTEMSLYIVSRLLLKSHDVVLVGHLSNYAANMIFQQTGAIVKTIPVDDDGLNIDYIREHFTKNSIRAIYVCAHRHYPTTKTLSAERRLQLLQLAKEYKFAIIEDDYDYDFQFDGTAMLPMASSDAHGMIIYLGKLGQSLFPSFQTGFVIAPENLISEAKNYLQLLDRQGDLIQEQMLSELIHEGEIHRLIKKNILVYKQRRDFLSTCLTETFNNKVTWDNPSGGLALWLKFEPQIPLVKLAEEAIKHDLFLSKTILYQDKNTCAIRFGFGQLNETEIKTVVAKLKIAYNSVINNLSLA, encoded by the coding sequence ATGAATAGTCCGGTTGTCGAGCTTCTAAAACAGTTAATTTTTGTAGATAAATCTGTTGTTACGCCTGTGTATGTTCAGGTGTCTCAACAAATAATTAATGCGATACAACGCAGTTATTTAACCGAAGGTACACCACTACCTGGCAGCCGAACGTTAAGTAATTTATTAGGCATAAATAGAAACACAGTCGTAGCAATTTACGAGGAATTAGCATCGCAAGGTTGGGTTGATATTGTGCCTAACAAAGGCACCTTTGTTATTGTGCCAGAGCAAAAAACAGCAGGAATTAAGGCGACTTCACAAGGTGTGCATCAAGCAAATATTTATGCTAAAACTACAGGATTTCCTTTTTTGTCTTCATTTAACCTAGCATCTACACAAGAAATGGTTCAAAGTAATTTTATTATTAACGATGGCCAACCCGATTTAAGACTGCATCCAACCCATCAATTTTCAAAATGGTATAGTGCTTCCATGAAACGTAAATTATTGGTTTCAAAATGGAATCAAATAGGAACGGTGACTTATTCAACATTCGAGTTAGAACTTTGTAACTATTTAAATATTACGCGAGGGTTTCATATTACTCCCAATAATTTAATAAGCACCCGAAGCACAGAAATGAGCTTGTACATTGTTTCCAGGTTGTTGTTAAAGTCTCATGATGTGGTTTTGGTGGGGCATTTAAGCAACTATGCTGCTAACATGATATTTCAACAAACCGGGGCGATAGTAAAAACCATTCCTGTAGACGACGATGGTTTAAACATAGATTACATTCGCGAACATTTTACAAAAAACAGTATTAGAGCCATATATGTTTGTGCGCACAGGCATTATCCAACAACTAAAACGCTTAGTGCCGAGCGTCGTTTGCAGTTATTGCAACTGGCAAAGGAATATAAATTTGCCATTATAGAAGACGACTACGACTACGATTTTCAATTCGATGGAACGGCCATGTTACCTATGGCAAGCTCCGATGCCCATGGTATGATTATTTATTTAGGGAAATTGGGGCAATCGTTATTCCCGAGTTTTCAAACTGGATTTGTAATTGCGCCAGAAAATTTAATTTCTGAAGCTAAAAATTATTTACAATTACTAGACAGGCAAGGCGATTTAATACAAGAACAAATGCTTTCTGAACTTATACACGAAGGTGAAATTCACAGATTAATTAAAAAGAATATTCTAGTATATAAACAACGACGTGATTTTTTGAGCACCTGCCTTACAGAAACTTTTAATAATAAGGTTACTTGGGACAATCCTTCTGGCGGATTGGCGTTATGGTTAAAATTTGAGCCCCAAATTCCTTTGGTTAAATTAGCTGAAGAAGCTATTAAACACGATTTATTTTTGTCGAAAACTATTTTATATCAAGATAAAAATACCTGCGCGATACGTTTTGGTTTTGGACAATTAAATGAAACGGAAATAAAAACAGTGGTAGCAAAATTAAAAATAGCTTATAATTCGGTAATCAATAATTTATCTCTCGCTTAG
- a CDS encoding TonB-dependent receptor plug domain-containing protein: MNSKYFPVLFLLFHFIGNSQNQQTKQQDTTALGEVLINSTRINLPFKENSRTIDIITSEDIKNSATNNLADLLQQVAGVDIRRRGTAGSQADLYIRGGSFDQTLLLIDGIKMDDAQTGHHTLNAALPIEVIERVEIIKGPAARVFGQNAFTGAINIVTKKDLKNTVSANLETGSFGQLNGSVTVGTDLENSSHMVHIGKLTSAGYRNNSDYENSNYFIKSVFNKNAQPIEMIATFLDRNFGAENFYTTNPTFNEYEETQNSLIAFTTEFNNTSLKIKPRVYWKRNQDLFLLRRNNPSFYRNLHITDKMGAEVNASYTSSAGITGFGIDVSKIYIRSNNLGNRNRFMTNLFLEHRFKLLNDKLDITPGIAVTYFSDFKFHAFPGIDVGYKLTDNFKLYGNAGYTYRIPTYTDLYYSDPATVGNANLKPEEALSGELGGKYLSQKFTGSFAVFYRDASKLIDYVKDVEADPFMATNLRDLYTKGLEVNTGYNFKINNLNQNISLGYTFIEDEVGDLNLNFSRYSINSLKHHFTSRLSSQLVKNLNFNVIYKHAERTSGLSYNVWDTSLILNLKQFEFTATASNIFNEDYIEQGIIPMPPSNMLFGLRYNFN, from the coding sequence ATGAACAGTAAATATTTCCCCGTTTTATTTTTGTTATTTCATTTTATTGGAAATTCTCAAAATCAACAAACTAAACAACAAGACACCACCGCCCTTGGTGAAGTGCTCATCAACTCGACACGCATCAATCTTCCGTTTAAAGAAAACTCAAGAACGATTGATATTATTACTTCCGAAGACATAAAAAACAGCGCTACTAATAATTTAGCCGATTTATTACAACAAGTTGCTGGTGTAGATATAAGACGCCGAGGAACTGCTGGTAGTCAAGCCGATTTATACATTCGTGGTGGTAGTTTCGACCAAACCTTACTACTTATTGATGGTATAAAAATGGACGACGCCCAAACAGGTCACCACACATTAAATGCCGCTTTACCCATTGAAGTTATAGAACGTGTTGAAATTATTAAAGGACCTGCAGCGCGTGTTTTTGGACAAAATGCTTTTACTGGGGCCATAAACATTGTCACTAAAAAAGACTTAAAAAATACCGTTTCTGCTAATTTAGAGACAGGTTCTTTCGGGCAATTAAATGGTTCTGTAACCGTTGGTACCGATTTAGAAAATTCGTCGCACATGGTACATATTGGTAAACTAACCTCTGCTGGGTATAGAAATAATTCAGATTACGAAAATTCTAATTATTTCATAAAGAGTGTTTTCAATAAAAACGCACAACCTATTGAAATGATTGCCACATTTTTAGATAGAAATTTTGGCGCCGAAAACTTCTACACCACAAACCCAACGTTTAATGAATATGAAGAGACACAAAATAGTTTAATAGCTTTTACTACCGAATTTAATAACACGAGCCTAAAAATAAAACCTCGTGTGTATTGGAAACGTAACCAAGATCTCTTTTTACTAAGACGAAACAACCCTAGTTTCTATAGAAACCTTCATATTACAGATAAAATGGGTGCCGAAGTTAATGCTTCATACACCTCAAGTGCTGGTATAACAGGATTTGGAATTGATGTTTCTAAAATTTATATACGAAGCAATAACTTAGGAAACAGAAACCGTTTTATGACAAACCTATTTTTAGAACATCGTTTTAAATTGTTAAACGATAAGTTAGATATAACACCAGGTATTGCCGTAACTTACTTTTCAGATTTTAAATTTCATGCATTTCCAGGAATTGATGTGGGTTACAAATTAACCGATAACTTTAAACTTTACGGAAATGCTGGTTATACCTACCGCATACCAACCTATACCGATTTGTATTACAGCGATCCAGCAACAGTTGGTAATGCTAATTTAAAACCAGAAGAAGCCCTTTCTGGTGAATTGGGAGGAAAATATTTATCGCAAAAATTTACAGGTTCGTTTGCTGTTTTTTATAGAGATGCCAGCAAATTAATTGATTATGTAAAAGATGTTGAAGCAGACCCCTTTATGGCAACAAATCTAAGAGATTTATATACCAAAGGGCTTGAAGTTAACACAGGTTATAACTTTAAAATTAATAACTTAAATCAAAATATATCATTGGGTTACACTTTTATTGAAGATGAAGTAGGCGATTTAAATCTCAACTTTTCTAGATACAGTATTAACTCGTTGAAGCATCATTTTACATCACGTTTAAGCTCACAATTGGTTAAAAATTTAAATTTTAATGTTATCTACAAACATGCCGAACGTACCTCTGGACTGTCTTACAATGTTTGGGATACTTCATTAATTTTAAACTTGAAACAGTTTGAGTTTACCGCAACGGCCAGCAATATTTTTAACGAAGACTATATTGAGCAGGGTATTATACCCATGCCACCAAGCAATATGCTTTTTGGTTTACGTTATAACTTTAACTAA
- a CDS encoding flotillin family protein yields the protein MLPIILQDAFNFGLPLAVIAAIMFIFLFLIVLIRRYKRCPSDRILVVYGKVAGGESAKCIHGGAAFIFPVIQDYEFLDLTPMSIEVNLISALSRQNIRVNVPSRFTIGVSTEPGIMQNAAERLLGLGLQDIQELAKEIIFGQLRLVVASMDIEEINSDRDKFLTNISQSVESELKKVGLKLINVNITDIVDESGYIEALGKEAAAHAINAARKSVAEKNRDGSIGEANALQDERTQVAAANAQAVEGENTAKIAVANSDSLRRQREAEAERVAIAAEKVQSAKALQESYAAEQEAESARAERERSSQMADVIVPAEIDKKKVEIDAEARAENIRRIAKGEADAILFKAQAEAQGLYEVLTKQAAGLDQIVKAAGNNSKDAVLLLIADKLPELVKTQAEAIKNIKIDKVTVWENGGGKNGKSSTANFLSGMYQSVPPLQDMFNMAGMQLPEYLKGKNVEDANDKPIENSENNNPKN from the coding sequence ATGCTACCAATTATTTTACAAGACGCTTTTAATTTTGGACTTCCTCTTGCTGTTATTGCAGCAATCATGTTCATATTTCTATTTTTAATTGTATTAATACGACGCTATAAGCGCTGTCCATCCGATAGGATTTTAGTGGTATACGGAAAAGTTGCCGGAGGCGAATCGGCTAAATGTATACACGGTGGTGCTGCTTTTATTTTTCCTGTAATTCAAGATTACGAGTTTCTAGACTTAACCCCTATGTCTATTGAAGTAAATTTAATAAGCGCGCTTAGTAGACAAAATATCCGTGTCAATGTTCCGTCGCGATTTACTATTGGTGTATCAACCGAGCCAGGAATTATGCAAAATGCTGCAGAGCGTTTGTTAGGTTTAGGTTTGCAAGATATTCAAGAATTAGCAAAAGAAATTATTTTCGGTCAGCTTCGTTTAGTGGTTGCTTCTATGGATATTGAAGAAATTAACAGCGACAGAGACAAGTTTTTAACCAATATTTCTCAAAGTGTAGAGTCTGAACTTAAAAAAGTAGGTTTAAAACTTATAAACGTAAACATTACAGATATTGTAGATGAGTCTGGCTACATTGAAGCATTAGGAAAAGAAGCCGCTGCTCATGCCATAAATGCTGCACGTAAATCGGTTGCCGAAAAAAATAGAGATGGTTCTATTGGAGAAGCTAACGCATTACAAGATGAAAGAACCCAGGTAGCAGCCGCAAATGCTCAGGCTGTAGAAGGTGAAAATACAGCAAAAATAGCCGTAGCTAATTCCGATTCGTTACGTCGCCAACGCGAAGCGGAAGCAGAACGTGTTGCCATAGCTGCAGAAAAAGTACAAAGTGCAAAAGCATTACAAGAATCGTATGCCGCAGAGCAAGAAGCCGAATCTGCCAGAGCAGAACGTGAGCGTTCGTCTCAAATGGCAGATGTTATTGTACCTGCTGAAATTGATAAAAAGAAGGTCGAAATTGATGCCGAAGCAAGAGCTGAAAATATTAGAAGAATTGCAAAAGGTGAAGCCGATGCTATTTTGTTTAAAGCACAAGCAGAAGCCCAAGGTTTGTATGAAGTATTAACAAAACAAGCTGCCGGTTTAGACCAAATTGTAAAAGCTGCTGGCAATAATTCTAAAGATGCCGTTTTACTTTTAATTGCCGATAAACTGCCAGAATTAGTGAAAACACAAGCAGAAGCTATTAAAAATATTAAAATTGATAAAGTTACTGTTTGGGAAAATGGTGGTGGAAAAAATGGTAAATCATCTACAGCCAACTTCCTTTCTGGAATGTATCAATCGGTGCCGCCTTTACAAGACATGTTTAATATGGCTGGTATGCAATTACCTGAATATTTAAAGGGGAAAAATGTGGAAGATGCTAACGATAAACCCATTGAAAATTCAGAAAATAACAACCCAAAAAACTAA
- a CDS encoding cupin-like domain-containing protein — protein MSLNLQDIPRVKTITKEDFLNRYFKPQKPVVIERFIEDWPAYTKWSLDYMKTVAGEKIVPLYDDRPVDYKDGFNEPHAKMKMSDYIDLLKSEPTKFRIFLWNVLKEVPQLQNDFSFPDFGLRLMKGLPMLFFGGRDSYTFMHYDIDLANIFHFHFEGKKEIILFDQKQNKYLYKIPHALITREDIDFSNPDFNKWPMLKHAKGYKTELNHGEVLYMPEGYWHYMRYITPGFSMSLRAIARNPKNFGKAIYNLIVMRNFDNLMRRVQGQKWIDWKNKQAILKTNKAL, from the coding sequence TTGTCGTTAAACTTACAAGATATTCCTCGCGTAAAAACTATTACAAAAGAGGACTTTTTAAACCGCTATTTTAAACCGCAAAAGCCTGTGGTTATTGAGCGTTTTATTGAAGATTGGCCTGCTTACACTAAGTGGAGTCTAGACTACATGAAAACCGTTGCAGGTGAAAAAATAGTGCCATTATACGATGACAGACCTGTAGATTACAAAGATGGTTTTAATGAGCCTCATGCCAAAATGAAAATGAGCGATTACATCGATTTACTTAAAAGTGAACCTACAAAATTCAGGATTTTTCTTTGGAATGTTTTAAAAGAAGTGCCTCAGTTGCAAAACGATTTTTCGTTTCCAGACTTTGGTCTTAGACTCATGAAAGGTTTACCAATGCTTTTTTTTGGCGGACGCGATTCGTATACCTTCATGCATTACGATATAGATTTAGCCAATATTTTTCACTTTCATTTTGAAGGAAAAAAAGAAATTATTTTATTCGACCAAAAACAGAATAAGTATTTATATAAAATTCCGCATGCGCTTATTACTCGAGAAGATATTGATTTTTCTAACCCCGATTTTAACAAATGGCCCATGCTTAAACATGCTAAAGGCTATAAAACCGAATTAAACCATGGCGAAGTTTTATACATGCCCGAAGGATATTGGCACTACATGCGCTATATAACCCCAGGTTTTTCAATGAGTTTACGAGCTATAGCCCGAAATCCTAAAAACTTTGGTAAGGCAATTTATAATTTAATTGTTATGCGAAATTTCGATAACTTAATGAGACGCGTTCAGGGACAAAAATGGATCGATTGGAAAAACAAGCAAGCTATTTTAAAAACAAATAAAGCATTATAA
- a CDS encoding DUF6646 family protein, translating into MKKLFFIIAILSVSLSFSQAFTGSGDNKFQVGANFQDGGTGLFVSYDFGIGENISLGLSSNYVLGLDNNIDANFDHRFDLRARFNANLGNVINIDENFDIYPGLSVGLKNFGGHLGARYFFTDGFGIFTELNTPFAKYKTEDLTPQEELHNQFSLNIGAVFNL; encoded by the coding sequence ATGAAAAAACTATTTTTTATTATTGCGATTTTAAGTGTGTCTTTAAGTTTTTCTCAAGCCTTTACTGGAAGTGGAGATAACAAATTTCAAGTTGGTGCCAACTTTCAAGATGGCGGAACAGGACTATTTGTAAGCTATGATTTTGGTATTGGAGAAAACATTTCTTTGGGACTTTCTTCAAACTATGTATTAGGTTTAGACAATAACATTGATGCTAATTTCGATCATCGTTTTGATCTAAGAGCTCGTTTTAACGCTAACTTAGGAAACGTTATTAATATTGATGAAAATTTTGATATTTATCCAGGTTTAAGTGTTGGTCTTAAAAACTTTGGAGGCCATTTAGGTGCTCGTTATTTCTTTACAGATGGATTTGGTATTTTCACCGAATTAAACACACCATTTGCTAAATATAAAACGGAAGATTTAACACCTCAAGAAGAACTACACAACCAGTTTTCATTAAATATAGGAGCTGTTTTTAATTTATAA
- a CDS encoding regulatory protein RecX, whose protein sequence is MNEKKSYTLNDAIKKLEHYCAYQERCHKEVIEKLQQMHMIPEAIDVVLVHLIENKFLNEARFAEAFASGKFKIKKWGRSRITFELKKKGISAFNINKAIESISDEEYYSVFNELAENKVKLIKETNVFKKKKKFVDYFLYRGWESYLVYDKANELIK, encoded by the coding sequence ATGAACGAAAAAAAATCTTACACTTTAAATGATGCTATAAAAAAGTTGGAGCACTACTGTGCATATCAAGAGCGGTGTCATAAAGAAGTGATAGAGAAACTTCAACAGATGCATATGATTCCTGAAGCTATAGATGTTGTATTGGTTCATTTAATAGAAAATAAATTTTTAAATGAAGCCCGATTTGCTGAAGCTTTTGCTAGCGGAAAGTTTAAAATTAAAAAGTGGGGGAGATCTCGCATAACTTTCGAACTAAAGAAAAAAGGCATTAGTGCTTTTAATATTAATAAAGCTATTGAAAGTATTTCTGATGAAGAATATTATAGCGTTTTCAATGAACTGGCAGAAAACAAAGTAAAATTAATTAAAGAAACAAACGTATTTAAGAAGAAGAAAAAATTTGTAGATTACTTTTTGTACCGCGGGTGGGAGTCTTATTTAGTATATGATAAAGCCAACGAATTAATAAAATAA
- a CDS encoding TonB-dependent receptor plug domain-containing protein has protein sequence MKIIFSVLLLFCISNFSFSQNIKVLNKQSNEPVVGVAIYNVDKSKSVVTNFLGEASLSEFSNTELIFFKHLSHVLKTTTKLKLGQTNKVYLESNTEDLYEIVISASKFAQNKIDIPQKIVSLNASNIQFANSQTSADVLENTGYVYVQKSQQGGGSPMIRGFSTNRLLITIDGVRMNNAIFRGGNLQNVISIDPFSIQNTEVTLGSGSVIYGSDAIGGVMSFYTQKPQFSSNDSLLFKSNVIVRHATANAEKTGHFDFNLGYKKWALVTNVSYTDFGDLRMGRHGPDDYLRPEFVLTTNNTDVVIKNDNPLIQKTTGYNQLNLMQKVSYKPYSDFNFDLGVFYTTTSDFSRYDRLIRYRKGNLRSAEWNYGPQKWFMSNLQITKLSSRSNLYDKIKSTLAYQNFQESRMDRDFQSNTRNIRSEAVDAFSFNFDLEKALSNFTQLSYGAEYVFNKVKSTGDTEDIFVNTITPTVSRYPNGASWQTAAAYASVKYKPNQKFVFQSGLRFNHVLSNASFKENNVYLNLPFETSKNRSSALTGTAGVRWSPNNVIQWKLNTSTAFRAPNIDDIGKVFDSEPGAVLVPNEQLKPEYAYGGDLGLQLNFNEDLLIDLNTYYTYLDNALVRRYYTLNGAEQIVYDGELSRVQAIQNASKAWIYGFEVGLKYNISKNFKLISQYNIIGGTEVEDDVEVPIRHAAPNFGNTHLVWTNNGFKIDAFLNYNGELSFYQLAPSEIEKDYIYAQDSNGNPYSPSWYTLNLRTQYQINNAFTLSASIENITDQRYKTYSSGIAAAGRNIIMSLKYSL, from the coding sequence ATGAAGATAATTTTCTCAGTTTTATTGTTATTCTGTATTTCAAATTTTAGTTTTTCTCAAAATATTAAAGTTTTAAATAAACAATCAAACGAGCCTGTTGTTGGGGTTGCCATTTATAATGTCGATAAATCTAAAAGCGTAGTCACTAATTTTTTGGGAGAGGCCTCGTTATCTGAATTTTCAAACACAGAATTAATTTTTTTCAAACATCTTTCGCACGTTTTAAAAACAACCACAAAATTAAAACTAGGACAAACAAATAAGGTCTACTTAGAATCAAATACAGAAGATTTATATGAAATTGTTATATCGGCATCAAAATTTGCACAAAATAAAATAGATATACCTCAAAAAATAGTGAGTTTAAACGCTTCCAATATTCAGTTTGCAAATTCTCAAACAAGTGCAGATGTACTAGAAAATACGGGTTATGTTTATGTGCAAAAGAGTCAGCAAGGTGGTGGAAGCCCCATGATAAGAGGGTTTTCAACCAATCGATTACTAATAACTATAGATGGTGTAAGAATGAATAACGCTATTTTTAGAGGCGGAAATTTGCAAAATGTTATTTCTATCGATCCGTTTTCAATACAAAACACCGAAGTAACTTTAGGTTCGGGTTCTGTTATTTATGGGAGTGATGCCATAGGTGGTGTGATGAGCTTTTACACCCAAAAACCTCAATTTTCAAGTAACGATTCGCTTTTATTTAAATCAAATGTCATTGTAAGACATGCTACGGCTAACGCCGAAAAAACAGGGCATTTTGATTTTAATTTGGGTTACAAAAAATGGGCCTTAGTTACAAATGTTAGTTACACCGATTTTGGAGATTTACGCATGGGGCGTCATGGTCCCGACGATTATTTAAGACCAGAATTTGTTTTAACTACCAATAACACCGATGTTGTAATAAAAAATGATAATCCTTTAATTCAAAAAACTACAGGTTACAATCAATTAAACCTGATGCAAAAGGTGAGTTATAAGCCTTACAGCGATTTTAATTTTGATTTAGGAGTCTTTTACACAACAACATCAGACTTCTCCAGATACGACCGTTTAATTCGATATAGAAAAGGCAATTTACGTTCGGCAGAGTGGAATTACGGTCCGCAAAAATGGTTTATGTCTAATCTTCAAATAACTAAATTGAGTAGTCGTTCTAATTTATATGATAAAATAAAAAGCACGTTAGCCTATCAAAATTTTCAAGAAAGTAGAATGGATAGAGATTTTCAATCGAATACGAGAAATATTCGAAGTGAGGCAGTTGACGCGTTTTCTTTTAATTTTGATTTAGAAAAAGCTTTAAGCAATTTTACCCAATTATCTTATGGAGCTGAGTATGTTTTTAATAAAGTTAAATCTACAGGAGATACCGAAGATATTTTCGTAAACACCATCACACCAACAGTATCAAGATATCCTAATGGTGCCAGTTGGCAAACTGCAGCAGCTTATGCAAGTGTAAAATATAAGCCAAACCAAAAATTTGTATTTCAATCGGGTTTACGTTTTAATCATGTATTATCGAATGCCAGTTTTAAAGAGAATAATGTGTATTTAAATTTACCCTTTGAAACGTCTAAAAATCGTTCAAGTGCATTAACTGGAACCGCCGGAGTGCGTTGGTCTCCCAATAATGTCATTCAATGGAAATTGAATACATCTACAGCCTTTAGAGCGCCTAATATTGATGATATAGGAAAGGTTTTCGACTCTGAGCCTGGTGCCGTTTTGGTTCCAAACGAACAATTAAAACCTGAATATGCCTATGGAGGCGATTTGGGCCTGCAACTTAATTTTAATGAAGATTTGCTTATAGATTTAAATACCTACTACACCTATTTAGATAATGCTCTGGTCAGAAGATATTACACCTTAAATGGAGCAGAACAAATTGTTTACGATGGCGAATTAAGTCGGGTACAGGCGATACAAAATGCATCGAAAGCTTGGATTTATGGGTTTGAAGTAGGTTTAAAATATAATATCTCTAAAAATTTTAAACTCATTTCGCAATACAACATTATTGGAGGTACCGAGGTAGAAGACGATGTGGAAGTGCCCATACGACATGCCGCACCAAATTTTGGAAACACACATCTGGTTTGGACAAATAATGGTTTTAAAATAGATGCATTCTTAAATTATAACGGTGAATTATCCTTTTATCAACTGGCACCATCTGAAATTGAAAAAGATTATATCTATGCCCAAGATTCTAACGGAAATCCATACAGCCCTTCCTGGTATACTTTAAATTTAAGAACCCAATACCAAATTAACAACGCCTTTACTTTATCTGCAAGCATCGAAAATATTACAGATCAACGTTATAAAACCTATTCTTCAGGTATTGCTGCAGCTGGTAGAAATATTATAATGTCTTTAAAATACAGCTTGTAA